The genome window GGCCGGCCTGCGGCGCGCGGGTGCGGCCCACCTGACGCTGCGCACGGACGCCGACTGGATCGCCGACATGGTGCGGTTCGTCGTCGCCCGCAAGCGCCGCTGGTCCGGGGGTGTGGCGTGAGTTTGACGGGCTTCACCGCGCCTTGGTGGTTCCTGCTCCTGATCGCGGTGGCGGCGGTCGCCGTCGGGTACGTGCTCGCGCAGCGGGCGCGCCGGAAGCGGACCATGCGGTTCGCGAACCTCGACCTCCTCGAACGGGTCGCGCCGAAGAGCCAGGGCTGGGTCCGGCACGTGCCGGCGGTGCTGATCGTGCTGTCGCTGCTGCTGCTCACCGTGGCGCTGGCCGGGCCGACCGCCGAGCAGAAGGTGCCGCGCAACCGGGCCACCGTGCTGCTGGTGATCGACGTGTCGCTGTCGATGGAGGCCACCGACGTCGCCCCGACGCGGCTGAAGGCGGCCCAGGACGCGGCGACGCAGTTCGCGCAGAACATGACCCCGGGCATCAACCTGGGCCTGATCTCGTTCGCGGGCACGGCGACGGTGCTGGTCAACCCGACCACCGACCGCAACGGCGTGATCAAGGCGATCGAGAACCTGAAGCTGGCGCAGTCGACGGCGACCGGTGAGGGCATCTTCGCGGCCCTGCAGTCGGTGGAGAGCTTCTCCACCGTCGTCGGCGGCGCGGACGGACCCCCGCCCGCCCGGATAGTGCTGATGTCCGACGGCAAGCAGACGGTGCCGGAAGACCTGTACGCGGCCCGCGGCGGCTACACGGCGGCGCAGGCGGCCAAGCAGGCCGGCGTCCCGATCTCGTCGATCTCGTTCGGCACCACGCACGGCTCGGTCGACATCGACGGCAAGGCCCAGCCGGTGAGCGTCGACGACGAGTCGCTGCGCGAGATCGCACGGCTCTCCGGCGGCGACTTCTACAAGGCGGCCAGCGCCGAGGAGCTGAAGAAGGTCTACGCGGACCTCGGCGAGCAGATCGGCTACGAGATCAAGGACGCCGACGCGAGCAAGCCGTGGCTGGTCGCGGGCACGCTGATCCTGATGATCGGCGCGGCGGCCAGCCTGTTCTACGGCCAGAGACTCCCGTGACTCAGGCTCGGCGGACGCCGTAGAGGCTTCCGCCGAGCAGGGTCACCCCGGAGAGCACCCCGCTGACGAACGGAACCCACGCCGGCGCGCCGCCCAGCAGGGCCAAGCCGACGACGCCGAGCACGGTCAGCACCACGCCGACGACCAGGATCGAGCGGGTCTTCCACGCCGAGGCGAGCGCGACGAAGTGGAGCCCGACGACCGTGGCGATCCAGGCGACGTTCGCCTCCACCGGCGCTTCGAGCAGGTTCAGCACGAAGAACCCGGCGACCAGCAGCACGACCTCGCCGATCACGATCACGCGGTAGCTCGGCCCGAACACCGGCCGCCCGTCCAGCGTGGGCCGCCCGCCCGCACGGAAGCCGAGGACCACCACCGCCACGAGCGCGAGAACGGCGAGGGCCCGCAGCACCCAGCCGATCGCGGCCGGCAGCGGGGAGCCGGAGTTGACGAGGACGAACACGGTGCCGAACGCGGCGCCGATGAGCGCCCCCAGGAACTGCTGTCGCATCCGGCGAACCTACCGGACGGCGATCAAGTACCCGCGAAGCCGTTCTGCCGCCAGGCTTCGTAGACCGTGATCGCGGCGGTGTTGGCCAGGTTCAGCGACCGGCTGGTCGGAAGCATCGGCAGCCGGACGCGCTCGGTCACCTCCGGCGCTTCCTGCACCGAAGCCGGCAGACCCACCGACTCGGGCCCGAACATCAGCACGTCGCCCGGCCCGTAAGCGACATCGGTGTACAGCCGGGTCGCCGACGCGCTGAACGCGTACACCTTCGCCGGCAGCAGCTTTTCCCACGCCGCGGCGAGGGAAGCGTGGACGTGGACCCGCGCGAGGTCGTGGTAGTCGAGCCCTGCCCGGCGCAATTGCTTGTCCTCCAACGTGAAGCCGAGCGGCTCGATCAGGTGCAGCTCGCAGCCGGTGTTGGCGGCCAGGCGGATCGCGTTGCCGGTGTTGGGCGGGATTTCGGGCTGGTAGAAGAGAACGCGGAACACGGCTCAGCCCTCGAGCAGGGCCGCGTAGACCTTGCGGACGGCGTCGGGTGGCGGGGCCGGGCGCAGCGTGGCCGGGTCGATGAAGACGTACCGGACGTTCGCCGCCTGCACGAGCGTCTCGCCGCGGTGGATCTCGAAGTCGAAGACCAGCGACGTCGTGCCGAGGTGGTTCAGGTACTGCGAAACGACGAGTTCGTCGTCGTAGCGCGCGGGGGCGCGGAACTTCAGGTTCGCCTCCGCGACCACGACGTCGACGCGGTGGGCGAGGAACTCGTCGTGCGAACCGAACAGGGC of Amycolatopsis solani contains these proteins:
- a CDS encoding VWA domain-containing protein, with amino-acid sequence MSLTGFTAPWWFLLLIAVAAVAVGYVLAQRARRKRTMRFANLDLLERVAPKSQGWVRHVPAVLIVLSLLLLTVALAGPTAEQKVPRNRATVLLVIDVSLSMEATDVAPTRLKAAQDAATQFAQNMTPGINLGLISFAGTATVLVNPTTDRNGVIKAIENLKLAQSTATGEGIFAALQSVESFSTVVGGADGPPPARIVLMSDGKQTVPEDLYAARGGYTAAQAAKQAGVPISSISFGTTHGSVDIDGKAQPVSVDDESLREIARLSGGDFYKAASAEELKKVYADLGEQIGYEIKDADASKPWLVAGTLILMIGAAASLFYGQRLP
- a CDS encoding tRNA (cytidine(34)-2'-O)-methyltransferase — protein: MFRVLFYQPEIPPNTGNAIRLAANTGCELHLIEPLGFTLEDKQLRRAGLDYHDLARVHVHASLAAAWEKLLPAKVYAFSASATRLYTDVAYGPGDVLMFGPESVGLPASVQEAPEVTERVRLPMLPTSRSLNLANTAAITVYEAWRQNGFAGT
- a CDS encoding acyl-CoA thioesterase produces the protein MTEPRRPIVEMPLRVRYHECDGQGIVFNAHYLAYVDMCAFEAEKALFGSHDEFLAHRVDVVVAEANLKFRAPARYDDELVVSQYLNHLGTTSLVFDFEIHRGETLVQAANVRYVFIDPATLRPAPPPDAVRKVYAALLEG